From a region of the Takifugu flavidus isolate HTHZ2018 chromosome 20, ASM371156v2, whole genome shotgun sequence genome:
- the ric1 gene encoding guanine nucleotide exchange factor subunit RIC1 isoform X1: MYFLTGWPRRLLCPLRSEEEPFHIQPSSQRFYFVVLSETQLSIWYSRPSVLIVSYIESAKAAAQFGFYQKAEWKPDDSMIAVATAKGYILLFDVLGGGGDKYLYEPVYPRGSTRVKVTPGYKEEQCAPALSLEMKKPVDLEAPITCLQTLHEDLLVCTTDGYLHVLHWDGMGTNGRKAICLTTIPFSLDLQSARGGPSLDLEGAYICCMEYCVTLDGFAVILSDGRLGFITPLSNTITADQLQGVWAADVTDGTCVAVNNKYRLMAFGCASGSVLVYMIDTTTGSMQLSHKLELTPKHYPDIYNKTGPVKLIRWSPDYSVAMVTWECGGLSLWSVFGAHLICTLGEDFAYRSDGTKKEPIKISSMSWGAEGYHLWVLPNKQERRRQEEQQEEDTVSSQSFLQSGILQFHFIKSALTVNPCTSNQEQVLLHGEDRLYLTCGDATPVSGASDTHSYTHVHPHDGSPLRHPPSTDSSLSQGLSTLLGHKHWHVVQIHSTYLESNWPIRFAAIDAAGQCMAVAGRRGLAHYSLFTRKWKLFGNITQEQNMTVTGGLAWWKDFVMVACYNFIDQQEQLRLYHRSTNLDNAFASVTKLHSDTLLLNVFRDMVILFRADCSICLYSIEMRNEGPNPTASVELVQEVSMSRYIPHPGLVVSVTLTSVRTETGITLKAPQQACVAESIMLNLAGQLIMLQRDRSGPQVRDKETPANNKKVLPFCPPVVLAQCVENVWTTCRTNRKKRHLMEALWLSCGEAGMKVWLPLFPRDHRKPHSFLSRRIMLPFHINIYPLAVLFEDALVLGATNETVLYDGLQGSSEPLEALFPFCTVERTSQIYLHHILRQLLVRNLGEQALMLAQSCASLPYFPHVMELMVHVVLEEEATSREPIPDPLLPTVAKFITEFPLFLQTIVHCARKTEYALWNYLFAAVGNPKDLFEECLMAQDLDTAASYLIILQNMEVPAVSRQHATLLFNTALEEGKWDLCRHMIRFLKAIGSGEADTPPPTPTTQEPSSTGGFEFFRNRSISLSQSADSISTAKFNLQKTFSMPSGPSAKGRDGECAENMYIDMMLWRHARHLLEQVRLRDLGCFSAQLGFELIGWLCRERNRVAHVDDFVFALKRLHKDFLWPFPVIPVGSLSSPLKNGRCRSVLSARLLKSQSADSLINSDMDTGPPQAAATNHTWLDGIGEGAKDMDTASSAHSHQHSPQTHDAFLSLLTNKVEEYSVGSATDLTETSSVVDGDWTMVDENSSTLSLSQAELEHISMELANKGPHKSQVQLRYLLHVFTEAGCLEWCVVIGLILRDASVIKQVIGFLGSPEVPPETVQSVRSGLLAVDTWASTDCLGYKPFLNLIQSQIQQLMDSAAVDQLQPEAFQPSSQSSKHSGSDGLGGAAAPRTEDSRGVAAPLGLALPSLEPAGGFPRPPSDDCPPEETQDQGEDEGAYDCTLS, from the exons ATGTATTTTCTAACCGGCTGGCCCCGGAGGCTGCTGTGTCCGCTGAGGAGTGAAGAGGAGCCCTTCCACATCCAGCCCAGCTCCCAGAGGTTCTACTTCGTCGTGTTATCAGAGACGCAACTCAGCATTTGGTACAGCCGG CCCAGTGTTTTGATAGTCAGCTATATCGAGTCTGCGAAGGCGGCGGCCCAGTTTGGTTTCTACCAGAAAGCAGAATGGAAACCCGACGACTCCATGATAGCTGTAGCG ACCGCCAAAGGCTACATCCTTTTGTTTGATGTGCTGGGCGGAGGGGGTGACAAATACCTCTACGAGCCTGTCTATCCGAG AGGAAGCACCCGTGTAAAAGTGACCCCGGGGTATAAGGAAGAGCAATGTGCCCCCGCACTGTCATTAGAGATGAAGAAACCTGTGGACCTGGAGGCCCCCATCACCTG TCTGCAGACCCTCCATGAGGACTTACTGGTGTGCACCACAGACGGTTACCTCCATGTGCTGCATTGGGATGGGATGGGCACCAACGGACGGAAGGCCATCTGCCTCACTACAATCCCCTTCTCATTGGACCTCCAGTCTGCGCGAG GTGGACCATCCTTGGATTTGGAGGGCGCGTACATCTGCTGTATGGAGTACTGCGTGACTCTGGACGGCTTTGCTGTCATTCTGAGTGACGGACGCCTGGGCTTCATCACACCGCTCAGCAACACCATCACAGCCGAT cagctgcagggcgtCTGGGCGGCAGATGTGACCGACGGTACCTGCGTGGCTGTCAACAACAAATACAGGCTGATGGCCTTTGGCTGCGCCAG TGGCTCAGTTCTGGTGTACATGATAGACACCACAACAGGATCCATGCAGCTTTCTCACAAACTGGAACTCACCCCAAAACACTACCCAG ATATCTATAACAAGACTGGCCCTGTGAAGCTGATCCGCTGGTCACCTGACTAcagcgttgccatggttacatgGGAGTGCGGCGGGCTGTCGCTATGGAGTGTTTTTGGAGCTCACCTCATCTGCACTCTGGGAGAGGACTTTGC GTATCGTTCTGATGGTACCAAGAAGGAACCTATTAAAATCAGCTCTATG AGCTGGGGTGCAGAAGGTTACCATCTATGGGTTCTCCCGaacaaacaggagaggagaagacaggaagagcagcaaGAGGAAGACACGGTCTCTTCTCAGTCCTTCCTGCAGTCCGGAATACTGCAGTTCCACTTCATCAAGAGTGCCCTGACAGTTAACCCCTGCACA AGTAACCAGGAACAGGTGCTGCTACATGGCGAAGACCGCCTCTACCTGACCTGCGGCGACGCCACGCCGGTCAGCGGCGCATCAGACACTCACTCGTACACACACGTTCATCCACACGACGGCAGCCCGCTACGCCACCCCCCCAGCACcgactcctctctctctcagggaCTCAGCACTTTACTGGGACACAAACATTGGCATGTGGTCCAG ATTCACAGCACATACCTAGAGAGCAACTGGCCAATACGG tttGCAGCCATTGACGCAGCGGGCCAGTGCATGGCTGTGGCAGGGAGGCGGGGACTTGCACACTACTCCTTGTTCACAAGGAAATGGAAGCTGTTTGGGAACATCACTCAG gaGCAGAACATGACGGTGACGGGAGGTCTTGCTTGGTGGAAGGACTTTGTCATGGTGGCGTGTTACAATTTTATAGATCAGCAAGAACAG TTGAGACTGTACCATCGCTCCACCAACCTGGACAATGCCTTTGCCTCAGTCACCAAGTTGCACTCAGACACTCTCCTGCTCAACGTCTTCAGGGACATGGTGATCCTGTTCAGGGCGGACTGCTCCATTTGTCTCTACAGCATCGAGATGAGGAATGAGGG TCCGAACCCAACTGCCAGTGTGGAGTTGGTGCAGGAGGTGTCCATGTCTCGCTACATCCCTCACCCAGGACTCGTGGTCTCCGTCACTCTGACCTCTGTGCGCACAGAAACTGGTATCACATTGAAAGCTCCACAGCAG GCCTGCGTGGCAGAAAGCATCATGTTGAATCTGGCTGGCCAGTTGATCATGCTGCAGAGAGACCGTTCCGGTCCACAGGTACGAGACAAGGAGACACCTGCCAACAACAAGAAGGTG cTTCCCTTTTGTCCTCCAGTCGTGTTGGCACAGTGTGTGGAGAACGTGTGGACCACCTGTCGCACCAACCGGAAGAAGCGCCACCTCATGGAGGCCTTGTGGTTGTCCTGCGGTGAAGCAGGGATGAAGGTGTGGCTGCCGCTGTTCCCACGGGACCATCGCAAGCCCCACTCCTTCCTCTCCAGACGCATAATGCTGCCCTTCCACATCAACATCTACCCCCTGGCTGTGCTGTTTGAGGACGCCCTGGTGCTGGGGGCCACCAACGAGACTGTGCTTTACGATGGTCTGCAGGGCTCTTCTGAGCCACTTGAGGCGCTGTTCCCCTTCTGCACCGTAGAGAGGACCTCCCAGATCTACCTCCACCACATCCTAAGGCAGCTGCTGGTTCGAAACCTGGGTGAACAG gcTTTGATGCTGGCTCAGTCATGTGCCTCCCTTCCCTACTTCCCCCATGTCATGGAGCTGATGGTGCACGTCGTACTCGAGGAAGAGGCCACTTCGAGGGAGCCCATCCCGGACCCTCTGCTGCCCACCGTGGCCAAATTCATCACCGAATTCCCCCTGTTTCTGCAGACCATTGTTCACTGTGCCAGAAAGACTGAATATGCCTTGTGGAACTATCTGTTTGCTGCTGTGGGAAACCCCAAAGATCTTTTTGAGGAATGTCTGATGGCTCAGGACCTGGACACAGCAGCCTCCTATCTGATCATTCTCCAG AACATGGAGGTTCCGGCTGTGAGCAGACAGCACGCCACCCTGCTTTTCAACACAGCACTCGAGGAGGGGAAGTGGGACCTCTGCCGCCATATGATCCGATTCCTTAAAGCCATCGGTTCCGGGGAGGCGGACACTCCACCCCCCACGCCCACCACTCAG gaaccCAGCTCAACCGGAGGTTTTGAGTTCTTCAGAAATCGCAGCATCAGCTTGTCACAGTCTGCAGACTCCATCAGCACGGCCAAGTTCAACCTCCAGAAGACCTTCAGTATGCCTTCTGGACCCTCTGCTAAAGG TCGGGATGGGGAGTGCGCAGAGAACATGTACATCGACATGATGCTGTGGCGCCACGCTCGTCACCTCCTGGAGCAGGTGCGGCTCCGCGACCTGGGATGCTTCTCTGCGCAGCTGGGGTTCGAACTCATAGGCTGGTTGTGCCGCGAGCGAAACCGCGTGGCCCACGTCGACGATTTCGTGTTCGCGTTGAAGAGGCTTCATAAGGATTTCCTCTGGCCTTTCCCCGTCATCCCCGTGGGGAGCCTCAGCTCACCTCTGAAGAACGGCCGCTGTCGCTCAG TCCTGAGCGCACGACTCTTGAAGTCTCAGTCAGCCGACAGCCTGATCAACAGCGACATGGACACGGGGCCCCCTCAGGCTGCAGCCACCAACCACACCTGGCTGGATGGGATCGGCGAGGGCGCCAAAGACATGGACACGGCGTCATCCGCACACTCCCACCAGCACTCGCCGCAGACGCACGACGctttcctgtctctgctcaCCAATAAAG TGGAGGAGTACAGCGTGGGCTCCGCCACCGACCTGACGGAGACCAGCTCGGTGGTGGACGGCGACTGGACCATGGTTGACGAGAACTCTTCCACGCTGAGCCTGAGCCAGGCCGAGCTGGAGCACATTTCCATGGAGCTGGCCAACAAAGGCCCGCACAAGTCGCAGGTGCAGCTCAG GTATCTCCTCCACGTGTTCACCGAGGCGGGCTGTCTGGAGTGGTGTGTCGTGATCGGTCTGATCCTGCGGGACGCCAGTGTGATAAAGCAGGTGATCGGCTTCTTGGGCAGCCCCGAGGTTCCTCCAGAGACTGTGCAGAGCGTTCGAAGCGGCTTATTGGCCGTGGACACCTGGGCCTCCACTGATTG CCTGGGATATAAACCCTTTCTCAACTTGATCCAGTCCCAGATCCAGCAGCTGATGGACTCCGCGGCCGTCGACCAGCTCCAGCCCGAAGCCTTCCAGCCCTCCAGTCAGAGCTCCAAGCACAGTGGCTCAGACGGGCTGGGAGGCGCTGCAGCGCCACGGACggaggacagcagaggagtCGCAGCCCCGCTGGGTTTAGCCTTGCCTTCCCTCGAGCCTGCGGGAGGTTTTCCCCGTCCCCCGTCGGACGACTGTCCTCCCGAGGAGACGCAGGATCaaggagaggacgagggggCTTACGACTGCACCCTGTCGTGA
- the ric1 gene encoding guanine nucleotide exchange factor subunit RIC1 isoform X2, protein MYFLTGWPRRLLCPLRSEEEPFHIQPSSQRFYFVVLSETQLSIWYSRPSVLIVSYIESAKAAAQFGFYQKAEWKPDDSMIAVATAKGYILLFDVLGGGGDKYLYEPVYPRGSTRVKVTPGYKEEQCAPALSLEMKKPVDLEAPITCLQTLHEDLLVCTTDGYLHVLHWDGMGTNGRKAICLTTIPFSLDLQSARGGPSLDLEGAYICCMEYCVTLDGFAVILSDGRLGFITPLSNTITADQLQGVWAADVTDGTCVAVNNKYRLMAFGCASGSVLVYMIDTTTGSMQLSHKLELTPKHYPDIYNKTGPVKLIRWSPDYSVAMVTWECGGLSLWSVFGAHLICTLGEDFAYRSDGTKKEPIKISSMSWGAEGYHLWVLPNKQERRRQEEQQEEDTVSSQSFLQSGILQFHFIKSALTVNPCTSNQEQVLLHGEDRLYLTCGDATPVSGASDTHSYTHVHPHDGSPLRHPPSTDSSLSQGLSTLLGHKHWHVVQIHSTYLESNWPIRFAAIDAAGQCMAVAGRRGLAHYSLFTRKWKLFGNITQEQNMTVTGGLAWWKDFVMVACYNFIDQQEQLRLYHRSTNLDNAFASVTKLHSDTLLLNVFRDMVILFRADCSICLYSIEMRNEGPNPTASVELVQEVSMSRYIPHPGLVVSVTLTSVRTETGITLKAPQQACVAESIMLNLAGQLIMLQRDRSGPQVRDKETPANNKKLPFCPPVVLAQCVENVWTTCRTNRKKRHLMEALWLSCGEAGMKVWLPLFPRDHRKPHSFLSRRIMLPFHINIYPLAVLFEDALVLGATNETVLYDGLQGSSEPLEALFPFCTVERTSQIYLHHILRQLLVRNLGEQALMLAQSCASLPYFPHVMELMVHVVLEEEATSREPIPDPLLPTVAKFITEFPLFLQTIVHCARKTEYALWNYLFAAVGNPKDLFEECLMAQDLDTAASYLIILQNMEVPAVSRQHATLLFNTALEEGKWDLCRHMIRFLKAIGSGEADTPPPTPTTQEPSSTGGFEFFRNRSISLSQSADSISTAKFNLQKTFSMPSGPSAKGRDGECAENMYIDMMLWRHARHLLEQVRLRDLGCFSAQLGFELIGWLCRERNRVAHVDDFVFALKRLHKDFLWPFPVIPVGSLSSPLKNGRCRSVLSARLLKSQSADSLINSDMDTGPPQAAATNHTWLDGIGEGAKDMDTASSAHSHQHSPQTHDAFLSLLTNKVEEYSVGSATDLTETSSVVDGDWTMVDENSSTLSLSQAELEHISMELANKGPHKSQVQLRYLLHVFTEAGCLEWCVVIGLILRDASVIKQVIGFLGSPEVPPETVQSVRSGLLAVDTWASTDCLGYKPFLNLIQSQIQQLMDSAAVDQLQPEAFQPSSQSSKHSGSDGLGGAAAPRTEDSRGVAAPLGLALPSLEPAGGFPRPPSDDCPPEETQDQGEDEGAYDCTLS, encoded by the exons ATGTATTTTCTAACCGGCTGGCCCCGGAGGCTGCTGTGTCCGCTGAGGAGTGAAGAGGAGCCCTTCCACATCCAGCCCAGCTCCCAGAGGTTCTACTTCGTCGTGTTATCAGAGACGCAACTCAGCATTTGGTACAGCCGG CCCAGTGTTTTGATAGTCAGCTATATCGAGTCTGCGAAGGCGGCGGCCCAGTTTGGTTTCTACCAGAAAGCAGAATGGAAACCCGACGACTCCATGATAGCTGTAGCG ACCGCCAAAGGCTACATCCTTTTGTTTGATGTGCTGGGCGGAGGGGGTGACAAATACCTCTACGAGCCTGTCTATCCGAG AGGAAGCACCCGTGTAAAAGTGACCCCGGGGTATAAGGAAGAGCAATGTGCCCCCGCACTGTCATTAGAGATGAAGAAACCTGTGGACCTGGAGGCCCCCATCACCTG TCTGCAGACCCTCCATGAGGACTTACTGGTGTGCACCACAGACGGTTACCTCCATGTGCTGCATTGGGATGGGATGGGCACCAACGGACGGAAGGCCATCTGCCTCACTACAATCCCCTTCTCATTGGACCTCCAGTCTGCGCGAG GTGGACCATCCTTGGATTTGGAGGGCGCGTACATCTGCTGTATGGAGTACTGCGTGACTCTGGACGGCTTTGCTGTCATTCTGAGTGACGGACGCCTGGGCTTCATCACACCGCTCAGCAACACCATCACAGCCGAT cagctgcagggcgtCTGGGCGGCAGATGTGACCGACGGTACCTGCGTGGCTGTCAACAACAAATACAGGCTGATGGCCTTTGGCTGCGCCAG TGGCTCAGTTCTGGTGTACATGATAGACACCACAACAGGATCCATGCAGCTTTCTCACAAACTGGAACTCACCCCAAAACACTACCCAG ATATCTATAACAAGACTGGCCCTGTGAAGCTGATCCGCTGGTCACCTGACTAcagcgttgccatggttacatgGGAGTGCGGCGGGCTGTCGCTATGGAGTGTTTTTGGAGCTCACCTCATCTGCACTCTGGGAGAGGACTTTGC GTATCGTTCTGATGGTACCAAGAAGGAACCTATTAAAATCAGCTCTATG AGCTGGGGTGCAGAAGGTTACCATCTATGGGTTCTCCCGaacaaacaggagaggagaagacaggaagagcagcaaGAGGAAGACACGGTCTCTTCTCAGTCCTTCCTGCAGTCCGGAATACTGCAGTTCCACTTCATCAAGAGTGCCCTGACAGTTAACCCCTGCACA AGTAACCAGGAACAGGTGCTGCTACATGGCGAAGACCGCCTCTACCTGACCTGCGGCGACGCCACGCCGGTCAGCGGCGCATCAGACACTCACTCGTACACACACGTTCATCCACACGACGGCAGCCCGCTACGCCACCCCCCCAGCACcgactcctctctctctcagggaCTCAGCACTTTACTGGGACACAAACATTGGCATGTGGTCCAG ATTCACAGCACATACCTAGAGAGCAACTGGCCAATACGG tttGCAGCCATTGACGCAGCGGGCCAGTGCATGGCTGTGGCAGGGAGGCGGGGACTTGCACACTACTCCTTGTTCACAAGGAAATGGAAGCTGTTTGGGAACATCACTCAG gaGCAGAACATGACGGTGACGGGAGGTCTTGCTTGGTGGAAGGACTTTGTCATGGTGGCGTGTTACAATTTTATAGATCAGCAAGAACAG TTGAGACTGTACCATCGCTCCACCAACCTGGACAATGCCTTTGCCTCAGTCACCAAGTTGCACTCAGACACTCTCCTGCTCAACGTCTTCAGGGACATGGTGATCCTGTTCAGGGCGGACTGCTCCATTTGTCTCTACAGCATCGAGATGAGGAATGAGGG TCCGAACCCAACTGCCAGTGTGGAGTTGGTGCAGGAGGTGTCCATGTCTCGCTACATCCCTCACCCAGGACTCGTGGTCTCCGTCACTCTGACCTCTGTGCGCACAGAAACTGGTATCACATTGAAAGCTCCACAGCAG GCCTGCGTGGCAGAAAGCATCATGTTGAATCTGGCTGGCCAGTTGATCATGCTGCAGAGAGACCGTTCCGGTCCACAGGTACGAGACAAGGAGACACCTGCCAACAACAAGAAG cTTCCCTTTTGTCCTCCAGTCGTGTTGGCACAGTGTGTGGAGAACGTGTGGACCACCTGTCGCACCAACCGGAAGAAGCGCCACCTCATGGAGGCCTTGTGGTTGTCCTGCGGTGAAGCAGGGATGAAGGTGTGGCTGCCGCTGTTCCCACGGGACCATCGCAAGCCCCACTCCTTCCTCTCCAGACGCATAATGCTGCCCTTCCACATCAACATCTACCCCCTGGCTGTGCTGTTTGAGGACGCCCTGGTGCTGGGGGCCACCAACGAGACTGTGCTTTACGATGGTCTGCAGGGCTCTTCTGAGCCACTTGAGGCGCTGTTCCCCTTCTGCACCGTAGAGAGGACCTCCCAGATCTACCTCCACCACATCCTAAGGCAGCTGCTGGTTCGAAACCTGGGTGAACAG gcTTTGATGCTGGCTCAGTCATGTGCCTCCCTTCCCTACTTCCCCCATGTCATGGAGCTGATGGTGCACGTCGTACTCGAGGAAGAGGCCACTTCGAGGGAGCCCATCCCGGACCCTCTGCTGCCCACCGTGGCCAAATTCATCACCGAATTCCCCCTGTTTCTGCAGACCATTGTTCACTGTGCCAGAAAGACTGAATATGCCTTGTGGAACTATCTGTTTGCTGCTGTGGGAAACCCCAAAGATCTTTTTGAGGAATGTCTGATGGCTCAGGACCTGGACACAGCAGCCTCCTATCTGATCATTCTCCAG AACATGGAGGTTCCGGCTGTGAGCAGACAGCACGCCACCCTGCTTTTCAACACAGCACTCGAGGAGGGGAAGTGGGACCTCTGCCGCCATATGATCCGATTCCTTAAAGCCATCGGTTCCGGGGAGGCGGACACTCCACCCCCCACGCCCACCACTCAG gaaccCAGCTCAACCGGAGGTTTTGAGTTCTTCAGAAATCGCAGCATCAGCTTGTCACAGTCTGCAGACTCCATCAGCACGGCCAAGTTCAACCTCCAGAAGACCTTCAGTATGCCTTCTGGACCCTCTGCTAAAGG TCGGGATGGGGAGTGCGCAGAGAACATGTACATCGACATGATGCTGTGGCGCCACGCTCGTCACCTCCTGGAGCAGGTGCGGCTCCGCGACCTGGGATGCTTCTCTGCGCAGCTGGGGTTCGAACTCATAGGCTGGTTGTGCCGCGAGCGAAACCGCGTGGCCCACGTCGACGATTTCGTGTTCGCGTTGAAGAGGCTTCATAAGGATTTCCTCTGGCCTTTCCCCGTCATCCCCGTGGGGAGCCTCAGCTCACCTCTGAAGAACGGCCGCTGTCGCTCAG TCCTGAGCGCACGACTCTTGAAGTCTCAGTCAGCCGACAGCCTGATCAACAGCGACATGGACACGGGGCCCCCTCAGGCTGCAGCCACCAACCACACCTGGCTGGATGGGATCGGCGAGGGCGCCAAAGACATGGACACGGCGTCATCCGCACACTCCCACCAGCACTCGCCGCAGACGCACGACGctttcctgtctctgctcaCCAATAAAG TGGAGGAGTACAGCGTGGGCTCCGCCACCGACCTGACGGAGACCAGCTCGGTGGTGGACGGCGACTGGACCATGGTTGACGAGAACTCTTCCACGCTGAGCCTGAGCCAGGCCGAGCTGGAGCACATTTCCATGGAGCTGGCCAACAAAGGCCCGCACAAGTCGCAGGTGCAGCTCAG GTATCTCCTCCACGTGTTCACCGAGGCGGGCTGTCTGGAGTGGTGTGTCGTGATCGGTCTGATCCTGCGGGACGCCAGTGTGATAAAGCAGGTGATCGGCTTCTTGGGCAGCCCCGAGGTTCCTCCAGAGACTGTGCAGAGCGTTCGAAGCGGCTTATTGGCCGTGGACACCTGGGCCTCCACTGATTG CCTGGGATATAAACCCTTTCTCAACTTGATCCAGTCCCAGATCCAGCAGCTGATGGACTCCGCGGCCGTCGACCAGCTCCAGCCCGAAGCCTTCCAGCCCTCCAGTCAGAGCTCCAAGCACAGTGGCTCAGACGGGCTGGGAGGCGCTGCAGCGCCACGGACggaggacagcagaggagtCGCAGCCCCGCTGGGTTTAGCCTTGCCTTCCCTCGAGCCTGCGGGAGGTTTTCCCCGTCCCCCGTCGGACGACTGTCCTCCCGAGGAGACGCAGGATCaaggagaggacgagggggCTTACGACTGCACCCTGTCGTGA
- the exosc2 gene encoding exosome complex component RRP4: MAAEMRLPTIQKQGSMSIYGKGRKDLVVPGDIITSDTGFMRGHGTYVDEDKLTASVAGEVERVDKLICVKPLKTRFNGEVGDVVVGRITEVQQKRWKVETNSRLDSVLLLSAVNLPGGELRRRSAEDELTMREYLHEGDLISAEVQSVFSDGALSLHTRSLKYGKLGQGVLVQVSPSLIKRQKTHFHNLPCGASIILANNGFVWLYPTPEQQEEEAGGFYTSLEPVNLSDREVISRLRNCIMALAAHKVLLYDTSVLYCFESSLQHQVKDILKPEVMEEIVMLTQQKLLEQKG; this comes from the exons ATGGCCGCTGAAATGAGATTACCAACTATTCAAAAACAAGGATCTATGTCTATTTATGGAAAGGGCAGAAAGGATTTGGTGGTGCCTGGCGACATTATCACATCAGACACAGGATTCATGAG GGGCCATGGCACCTATGTTGACGAAGACAAACTGACTGCTTCAGTGgctggagaggtggagagagtaGACAAGTTAATCTGTGTCAAACCTCTAAAGACCAG ATTCAATGGTGAGGTTGGAGATGTGGTGGTTGGAAGAATCACTGAA GTGCAGCAGAAACGATGGAAGGTGGAGACCAACTCTCGGCTGGACTCTGTCCTCCTGTTGTCTGCTGTCAACCTGCCTGGAGGAGAACTG aGGAGAAGATCAGCAGAAGATGAGCTCACCATGAGAGAGTATCTTCACGAGGGTGATCTCATCAGT GCAGAAGTGCAGTCTGTCTTCTCTGATGGAGCTCTGTCACTTCACACCCGTAGTTTAAAGTATGGCAAA CTGGGCCAAGGAGTGCTGGTGCAGGTTTCTCCTTCTCTGATCAAGAGGCAGAAAACCCATTTTCACAACCTTCCATGTGGTGCATCCATTATCCTTGCGAATAATGGCTTTGTTTGGTTGTATCCCACACCGGaacaacaggaggaagaggctggGGGCTTTTACACCAGCCTTGAA CCTGTTAATTTGTCAGATCGAGAGGTGATTTCACGGCTAAGAAACTGCATAATGGCTTTGGCTGCTCACAAGGTCCTTTTGTACGACACCAGTGTCCTGTATTGCTTTGAATCCTCACTTCAACACCAG GTCAAGGACATCTTGAAGCCCgaagtgatggaggagattGTCATGTTGACAcaacagaagctgctggaacagaAAGGTTGA